The following coding sequences lie in one Rhizobium rhododendri genomic window:
- a CDS encoding BON domain-containing protein, whose protein sequence is MFMSILPTSGFVGAQMAGLCAAVSSALAYASGLDGARIEVTQDRGVIYLDGSAPSLTALEAAVNVAREIAGNSVCNRIEPAY, encoded by the coding sequence ATGTTCATGTCTATTCTTCCAACGAGCGGTTTTGTCGGCGCCCAGATGGCTGGCCTTTGTGCAGCAGTTTCCTCAGCCTTGGCCTACGCATCCGGCCTTGACGGAGCCCGTATTGAAGTCACCCAGGATCGAGGTGTCATCTATCTCGACGGCTCCGCACCGAGCCTTACGGCACTAGAAGCCGCAGTCAACGTAGCGCGCGAGATCGCCGGCAATTCCGTCTGCAACCGCATCGAGCCAGCCTACTGA
- a CDS encoding DUF2934 domain-containing protein produces the protein MSDNRETEIQRRAHAIWERNGQPDGAHSEHWAEAERDYDAEAGTGGKADSETIEGDDLASPRAMREAAREHSDTYMVSTDLEDDDQRTNANGTREQP, from the coding sequence ATGAGTGATAACCGCGAAACAGAAATCCAACGCCGCGCACACGCAATCTGGGAACGCAACGGACAGCCGGACGGCGCTCACTCGGAGCACTGGGCTGAAGCAGAGCGCGACTACGACGCTGAGGCCGGAACTGGCGGCAAGGCCGATTCCGAGACCATCGAAGGTGACGATCTCGCCAGCCCGCGCGCCATGCGCGAGGCGGCCCGCGAGCATTCGGACACGTACATGGTCTCAACGGATCTGGAGGACGACGATCAGCGCACCAATGCAAACGGCACCCGCGAACAGCCCTAA
- a CDS encoding DUF429 domain-containing protein produces the protein MALEVCAHCDWSKHSGKRWMSAAIRADGKWIVAAPELVGDTATLFQRLAGRSHQSGSLLVGFDFPIGLPKAYAADAGIASFREAIAQFGKGDWSDWYDVADQRHQISHRRPFYPMRPGGTERAHLYDGLGILRSDDLLRECERATPYRPAGCSLFWTLGGNQVGKGAISGWQEIIAAALDEVGIWPFDGTLAELTSSRSVVICETYPADVYSMLGIGKKWGSKRRREDRRRVGPGILEWAKARQDIDTTAIVDCLRDGFGDDGSGDDRFDAVVGLLGMLEVVTGRRPEGSPDSDSVTQVEGWILGHLR, from the coding sequence ATGGCACTCGAGGTCTGCGCGCATTGCGACTGGAGCAAGCACAGCGGAAAGCGCTGGATGTCGGCCGCCATTCGGGCGGATGGCAAATGGATTGTCGCGGCTCCGGAGCTTGTCGGCGATACCGCCACCTTGTTTCAGAGACTGGCAGGACGTTCCCACCAGTCCGGCTCGCTGCTGGTAGGGTTCGACTTCCCGATTGGGCTTCCGAAAGCCTACGCCGCAGATGCCGGTATTGCCTCGTTTCGCGAGGCGATCGCACAGTTCGGGAAGGGCGATTGGTCCGATTGGTATGACGTCGCCGATCAGCGCCACCAGATATCCCATCGACGGCCGTTCTACCCGATGCGGCCAGGCGGAACGGAGAGAGCCCATCTCTACGACGGACTCGGCATCCTAAGGAGCGATGACTTGTTGCGAGAATGCGAACGGGCGACGCCCTACAGGCCAGCCGGCTGCTCATTATTCTGGACACTGGGCGGCAATCAGGTTGGCAAGGGTGCGATATCGGGATGGCAGGAGATCATTGCGGCGGCGCTCGACGAAGTTGGCATCTGGCCATTCGATGGAACGCTCGCAGAGCTTACCTCCTCCAGGTCTGTGGTGATCTGCGAGACCTACCCGGCCGACGTATACAGCATGCTTGGAATTGGGAAAAAGTGGGGAAGCAAGAGGCGTCGGGAGGATCGACGGCGCGTCGGTCCCGGCATTCTGGAGTGGGCGAAAGCGCGTCAGGATATCGACACGACGGCAATCGTCGACTGCCTGCGTGACGGCTTCGGAGACGACGGCTCCGGAGACGATCGCTTCGATGCGGTTGTCGGGCTGCTCGGAATGCTCGAAGTCGTCACCGGCCGCCGCCCGGAAGGCTCACCGGACAGCGATAGCGTAACGCAGGTCGAAGGCTGGATACTCGGACATCTTCGTTGA
- the sfnG gene encoding dimethylsulfone monooxygenase SfnG gives MTFHNSDPVKFAYWVPNVSGGLVTSDIEQRTSWTIDYNRKLAQIAEAAGFEYGLSQIRFTAGYGAEFQHESVAFSHALLAATTTLKVIAALLPGPWNPALAAKEIATINHLTNGRVAVNVVSGWFRGEFHAIGEHWLDHDERYRRSEEFIRALRGIWTEDKFTFRGDFYRFNDYSLKPKPLDPQPEIFQGGSSRAARDMAARVSDWYFTNGNTPEEIGKQVDDIQTKATANGHSVRVGVNAFAIVRETEEEAKAVLAEIIDKANIDAVKAFAHEVKNAGKASPEGEGNWAKSTFEDLVQYNDGFRSNLIGTPRQVAERIVDLKRAGADLILLGFLHFQEEVEYFGRHVIPLVREIEAAASTTAVAAE, from the coding sequence ATGACTTTTCACAACTCCGACCCTGTCAAATTTGCTTATTGGGTGCCGAATGTCTCGGGTGGGCTGGTGACGTCCGATATCGAACAACGAACGTCCTGGACGATCGATTATAACAGGAAGCTGGCGCAGATCGCGGAAGCGGCGGGCTTTGAATATGGGCTGAGCCAGATCCGCTTCACGGCCGGATACGGCGCGGAATTCCAGCATGAATCCGTGGCATTCAGTCATGCCCTGCTCGCGGCAACGACGACGTTGAAGGTCATTGCAGCATTGCTGCCGGGGCCTTGGAACCCGGCGCTTGCGGCCAAGGAGATCGCCACGATCAACCACCTGACCAACGGTCGCGTCGCGGTCAATGTCGTCAGCGGCTGGTTTCGCGGAGAGTTTCATGCCATCGGCGAGCACTGGCTCGACCACGACGAGCGTTATCGCCGTTCGGAAGAATTCATTCGCGCACTGCGCGGCATCTGGACCGAGGACAAGTTCACTTTCCGCGGCGACTTCTATCGTTTCAACGACTATTCGCTGAAGCCGAAACCACTCGACCCGCAGCCGGAAATCTTTCAGGGCGGTTCGTCTCGGGCAGCGCGCGACATGGCCGCGCGTGTCTCCGACTGGTATTTCACCAACGGCAATACGCCGGAGGAAATCGGCAAGCAGGTCGACGATATCCAGACGAAAGCGACGGCCAATGGCCATTCCGTTCGCGTCGGCGTTAATGCGTTTGCCATCGTCCGCGAGACGGAGGAAGAGGCGAAGGCAGTGCTTGCCGAGATCATCGACAAGGCCAACATCGACGCCGTCAAGGCTTTCGCCCATGAGGTCAAGAATGCCGGCAAGGCCTCCCCCGAGGGCGAGGGCAACTGGGCGAAATCGACGTTCGAGGACCTCGTCCAGTATAATGACGGCTTTCGCTCAAACCTGATCGGTACGCCACGGCAGGTTGCCGAGCGAATCGTCGATCTGAAGCGCGCCGGTGCCGATCTCATCCTGCTGGGTTTTCTGCATTTCCAGGAAGAGGTCGAGTATTTCGGCCGCCATGTGATCCCGCTTGTCCGCGAGATCGAAGCGGCAGCATCCACCACCGCCGTCGCCGCCGAATAG
- a CDS encoding ATP-binding cassette domain-containing protein, whose protein sequence is MTDHNTPLVELKNISISFGGIHAVDNASIDLYPGEVVALLGHNGAGKSTLIKILSGAYKRDSGDILINGETVDIRTPRDAKKFGIETIYQTLAVADNVDAAANLYLGRELQTRWGTLDDVAMEASAREVMGRLNPNFKRFKEPVKALSGGQRQSVAIARAILFNARILIMDEPTAALGPQETAQVGELIKQLKKEGIGIFLISHDIHDVFDLADRVSVMKNGQVVGHARTEDVTKDEVLGMIILGKVPPKATPGPGAMKTA, encoded by the coding sequence ATGACGGATCACAACACTCCGCTTGTGGAACTGAAGAACATTTCCATTTCCTTCGGCGGCATACACGCGGTCGACAACGCCTCGATCGATCTCTACCCCGGCGAGGTCGTCGCCCTCCTCGGCCACAACGGCGCCGGCAAGTCGACGCTGATCAAGATCCTGTCCGGCGCCTACAAGCGCGACAGCGGCGACATCCTGATCAACGGCGAGACCGTCGACATCCGCACGCCCCGCGACGCCAAGAAATTCGGCATCGAGACGATCTACCAGACGCTCGCGGTCGCCGACAATGTCGATGCGGCCGCCAATCTCTATCTGGGTCGCGAGTTGCAGACCCGCTGGGGCACGCTCGACGACGTGGCGATGGAGGCCTCGGCGCGCGAGGTGATGGGCCGGCTGAACCCCAACTTCAAGCGCTTCAAGGAACCGGTCAAGGCGCTCTCCGGTGGCCAGCGGCAGTCGGTGGCGATCGCGCGGGCTATCCTCTTCAACGCGCGCATCCTCATCATGGACGAGCCGACGGCGGCCCTTGGCCCGCAAGAGACGGCGCAGGTGGGCGAACTGATCAAGCAACTGAAAAAGGAAGGCATCGGTATCTTCCTCATCAGCCACGACATCCACGATGTCTTCGATCTCGCCGACCGCGTCTCCGTCATGAAGAACGGCCAGGTGGTGGGCCATGCCCGTACAGAGGATGTCACCAAGGACGAGGTGCTCGGCATGATCATCCTCGGCAAGGTGCCGCCCAAGGCCACTCCAGGCCCCGGCGCCATGAAGACGGCGTAA
- a CDS encoding sugar ABC transporter permease produces MADMTQSTTSGGARATETNALTRFLRATEIDTRMLGMVGALLIIWVGFDLYTGHLFLTPRNLWNLSVQTCEIAVLATGMVLVIVTRNIDLSVGSLLGFVAMIMGVVQAKWLPTYLGFDSHWTWVIALICGLAAGALIGLLQGIIIAFLGVPSFIVTLGGFLAWRGLAWYVTSGQTVAPLDATFRIMGGGAEGSIGATWSWVIGIVACLMIVVGIAGSRRQRKRFNFPRRPVWAEYFLAILGSAMVLGTIYVFTIYYWPVGIAKKYANDHGIAWPDGGLDIPYGIAVPVLIAVAAGIIMTFIATRLRFGRYVFAIGGNPEAAELAGIKTRWVTVKIFTLMGFLAAVAAAISTARLNAAANSQGTTYELYTIAAAVIGGTSLAGGTGTVAGAMLGALVMQSLQSGMGLANVDTPIQNVVVGVVLVIAVWLDTVYRSRAK; encoded by the coding sequence ATGGCCGACATGACCCAGTCCACAACATCGGGCGGTGCGCGCGCCACGGAGACCAATGCGCTCACGCGCTTCCTGCGTGCCACCGAGATCGATACCCGCATGCTCGGCATGGTCGGCGCCCTGCTGATCATCTGGGTCGGCTTCGACCTCTATACCGGGCACCTGTTCCTAACCCCGCGCAACCTCTGGAACCTCTCTGTCCAGACCTGCGAGATCGCCGTCCTGGCGACCGGCATGGTTCTGGTCATCGTCACCCGCAATATCGACCTTTCCGTCGGCTCCCTGCTCGGCTTCGTCGCCATGATCATGGGTGTCGTCCAGGCAAAATGGCTGCCGACCTATCTCGGCTTTGACAGCCACTGGACATGGGTCATCGCGCTGATATGCGGACTGGCTGCCGGCGCCCTGATCGGGCTCCTGCAGGGTATCATCATCGCCTTCCTCGGCGTTCCCTCGTTCATCGTCACGCTCGGCGGCTTTCTCGCCTGGCGCGGGCTTGCCTGGTATGTCACGTCAGGCCAGACCGTGGCGCCTCTCGATGCCACTTTCCGGATCATGGGCGGCGGCGCGGAAGGCTCCATCGGCGCCACCTGGAGCTGGGTCATCGGCATCGTCGCCTGCCTGATGATCGTCGTCGGCATCGCCGGCTCGCGGCGCCAACGCAAGCGCTTCAACTTTCCCAGGCGCCCCGTCTGGGCCGAATATTTCCTCGCCATCCTCGGCTCGGCCATGGTGCTGGGCACGATCTATGTCTTCACCATCTATTACTGGCCGGTCGGTATCGCCAAGAAATACGCCAACGACCACGGCATCGCCTGGCCTGACGGCGGCCTCGATATCCCCTACGGTATTGCAGTCCCCGTCCTGATTGCCGTCGCCGCCGGGATCATCATGACGTTCATCGCCACGCGGCTACGTTTCGGTCGCTATGTGTTTGCCATCGGCGGCAATCCGGAAGCAGCCGAACTCGCCGGCATCAAGACGCGCTGGGTCACGGTGAAGATATTCACGCTGATGGGCTTTCTCGCCGCCGTCGCCGCCGCGATCTCGACCGCCCGGCTGAATGCCGCCGCCAACTCGCAGGGCACGACCTATGAGCTCTACACCATCGCTGCGGCCGTCATCGGCGGCACGTCGCTCGCCGGCGGTACCGGCACGGTGGCCGGCGCCATGCTCGGCGCCCTCGTCATGCAGTCGCTGCAGTCGGGCATGGGGCTCGCCAATGTCGATACCCCCATCCAGAACGTCGTCGTCGGCGTCGTGCTGGTGATCGCCGTCTGGCTCGACACCGTCTATCGCTCGCGGGCCAAGTAA
- the xylF gene encoding D-xylose ABC transporter substrate-binding protein — MKTFVRLAAGAALVLTMQTTAFAKDLVVGVSWSNFQEERWKTDEAAIKKALAAAGAKYISADAQSSASKQLTDVESLISQGATALIVLAQDSDAIGPAIEKAADEGIPVVGYDRLIENPAAFYITFDNKEVGRMQARDVLKVKPEGNYVFIKGSSSDPNADFLFAGQKEVLKAAMDAGKIKNVGEAYTDGWLPQNAQRNMEQILTANNNKVDAVVASNDGTAGGAVAALDAQGLAGSVPVSGQDADKAALNRIALGTQTVSVWKDSRELGKRAAEIALDLAGGKKMTEIKGVQSFNGGPKHVEMQSVFLTPVAITKDNLNVVIDAGWISKAEACQGVKAGAVAACK, encoded by the coding sequence ATGAAAACTTTTGTTAGGCTCGCCGCTGGCGCAGCCCTAGTTTTGACGATGCAGACGACCGCCTTCGCCAAGGATCTCGTCGTCGGCGTTTCCTGGTCGAACTTTCAGGAAGAACGCTGGAAGACCGACGAAGCCGCAATCAAGAAGGCACTGGCCGCAGCGGGCGCCAAGTACATTTCGGCAGATGCCCAGTCTTCTGCTTCCAAGCAGTTGACCGACGTCGAATCGCTGATTTCGCAGGGTGCCACGGCGTTGATCGTGCTTGCCCAGGACAGCGACGCCATCGGCCCGGCAATCGAGAAAGCCGCAGACGAGGGTATTCCAGTGGTCGGCTACGACCGACTCATCGAAAATCCGGCTGCTTTCTACATCACCTTCGACAACAAGGAAGTCGGCCGCATGCAGGCCCGCGACGTGTTGAAGGTCAAGCCTGAAGGCAATTACGTCTTCATCAAGGGCTCTTCTTCCGATCCGAACGCAGACTTCCTGTTTGCAGGCCAGAAGGAAGTCCTCAAGGCTGCCATGGATGCCGGCAAGATCAAGAATGTCGGCGAAGCCTATACCGATGGCTGGCTGCCGCAGAATGCACAGCGCAACATGGAGCAGATCCTGACCGCCAACAACAACAAGGTTGACGCGGTCGTTGCCTCCAACGACGGCACTGCAGGCGGCGCCGTTGCTGCGCTCGACGCACAAGGCCTTGCCGGTTCCGTGCCTGTATCCGGCCAGGATGCCGACAAGGCGGCCCTCAACCGCATCGCGCTCGGCACCCAGACCGTTTCCGTCTGGAAAGACTCCCGCGAACTCGGCAAGCGCGCCGCTGAAATCGCTCTCGATCTCGCCGGGGGCAAGAAAATGACCGAAATCAAGGGCGTCCAGAGCTTCAACGGTGGTCCGAAGCATGTCGAAATGCAGTCGGTCTTCCTGACGCCTGTCGCCATCACCAAGGATAACCTCAACGTCGTCATCGACGCTGGCTGGATTTCCAAGGCCGAAGCCTGCCAGGGCGTCAAGGCCGGTGCCGTTGCTGCCTGCAAGTAA
- a CDS encoding ROK family protein, which produces MQGKSSAEWVRRRNSVMVLRALRRHGPLAHTELSDHTTLSSGTISAITADLERAQIIVKTEQQLAGGRGRPRVAFAQRRDCGYLVVLIISSDAVQYSLVDYAGTLLDRFSEGRSQDGTGIARFVESIRAGLSRIVARSKIAPQDVLVISISSKGLVDGLEPVLRWSPIFGEEQIDFAAVLGNDWPAKIILGNETLLVADAAGQREEQGRGFETLAALSLGHSIGLGIVRRTANGDREVAAPNFGHMLHEPNGGLCRCGSRGCIEAYAGFYAILRNAFAVPLDTIPAKFVPVAELDKIAASARQGNRRNRFAFHQAGLVLGNGLSRVLSLYEQMPIVLTGPGTRYVDLLQEGMEEGLRQSQIVRMGGLPEMRIMADEQALVFEGHLRRALDAIDGDIVALRAIADVEIKDRAG; this is translated from the coding sequence ATGCAAGGCAAGTCCAGTGCCGAGTGGGTGCGCCGGCGCAACAGCGTCATGGTGCTCAGGGCACTGCGCCGCCACGGGCCGCTGGCTCACACGGAGCTCTCGGATCACACGACCTTGTCGTCCGGCACGATCTCGGCAATCACCGCCGATCTCGAGCGTGCCCAGATCATCGTCAAGACCGAGCAGCAGCTGGCTGGCGGCCGCGGCCGGCCGCGCGTGGCCTTTGCCCAGCGCCGCGACTGCGGCTATCTGGTGGTGCTCATCATCTCGTCGGATGCGGTTCAATATTCGTTGGTGGATTATGCCGGCACCTTGCTCGATCGATTTTCCGAAGGCCGGTCGCAGGACGGAACGGGCATTGCCCGATTCGTCGAATCCATAAGGGCAGGGTTATCCAGAATTGTCGCCCGCTCGAAGATTGCGCCGCAGGACGTGCTCGTCATCTCGATCAGCAGCAAGGGCCTGGTAGACGGTCTTGAGCCGGTGCTGCGCTGGTCGCCAATCTTCGGGGAGGAACAGATCGACTTTGCCGCAGTTCTCGGAAACGATTGGCCGGCGAAGATCATTCTCGGTAACGAGACGCTGCTGGTGGCCGATGCCGCCGGACAGCGCGAGGAGCAGGGCCGGGGTTTCGAGACGCTGGCAGCCCTGTCGCTTGGCCACAGCATCGGGCTCGGCATCGTCAGGCGCACCGCCAATGGCGACCGCGAGGTCGCGGCACCTAATTTCGGCCATATGCTGCATGAGCCGAATGGCGGCCTCTGTCGCTGCGGGTCGCGCGGCTGCATCGAGGCCTATGCGGGTTTCTACGCCATCCTGCGCAATGCCTTTGCCGTGCCGCTCGACACCATTCCGGCCAAGTTCGTACCGGTCGCCGAACTCGACAAGATCGCAGCCAGCGCCCGGCAGGGAAATCGTCGCAACCGCTTTGCCTTTCACCAGGCAGGCCTGGTGCTCGGCAATGGCCTGTCGCGGGTGCTCAGCCTTTACGAGCAGATGCCTATCGTGCTGACGGGTCCGGGAACGCGATACGTCGATCTATTGCAGGAGGGTATGGAGGAGGGTTTGCGGCAGTCGCAGATCGTTCGCATGGGAGGCCTGCCGGAAATGAGGATCATGGCAGACGAACAGGCGCTGGTCTTCGAGGGCCATCTGCGCCGGGCGCTGGATGCGATAGACGGCGACATCGTTGCATTGCGGGCGATTGCCGATGTCGAGATCAAGGATCGGGCGGGGTAG
- the iolG gene encoding inositol 2-dehydrogenase, whose product MTVRFGLLGAGRIGKVHAKAVSANGDAKLVAVADPFAAAANAIASAYGCEVRTIDTIESSADIDAVVICTPTDTHADLIERFARAGKAVFCEKPIDLDTARVEACIDVVAKTKGKLMVGFNRRFDPHFMAVRKAIDDGKIGDVEMVTITSRDPGAPPVDYIKRSGGIFRDMTIHDFDMARFLLGEEPVSVSATAAVLIDKAIGVAGDYDSVSVLLQTASGKQAMISNSRRATYGYDQRIEIHGSKGMVAAENQRPFSIEVANGDGYTRPPLHDFFMTRYTEAYANEIAAFISAVEKGTDISPSGADGLAALKLADAAVRSVKEGKLISVA is encoded by the coding sequence ATGACGGTAAGATTTGGCCTGCTCGGCGCCGGCCGTATCGGCAAGGTTCACGCCAAGGCAGTCAGCGCCAACGGTGATGCGAAACTGGTAGCGGTAGCCGATCCCTTTGCGGCCGCAGCCAATGCGATAGCTTCGGCCTATGGCTGCGAGGTTCGCACCATCGACACGATCGAATCGTCAGCAGATATCGACGCAGTGGTCATCTGCACCCCGACAGATACACACGCAGACCTGATCGAACGTTTTGCCCGCGCTGGCAAGGCTGTCTTCTGCGAGAAGCCGATCGACCTCGATACCGCCCGGGTCGAGGCGTGCATCGACGTCGTCGCAAAGACCAAGGGAAAGCTTATGGTCGGCTTCAATCGCCGCTTCGATCCGCATTTCATGGCCGTGCGCAAGGCGATCGACGATGGAAAGATCGGCGACGTCGAGATGGTGACGATCACCTCCCGCGATCCCGGTGCGCCGCCCGTCGACTACATCAAGCGCTCTGGCGGCATTTTTCGCGACATGACCATTCATGATTTCGACATGGCGCGGTTCCTGCTCGGCGAAGAGCCGGTGTCCGTCAGCGCCACGGCCGCAGTGTTGATCGACAAGGCAATTGGCGTCGCCGGAGATTACGACAGCGTGTCGGTGCTGCTGCAGACGGCGTCCGGCAAGCAGGCGATGATCTCGAATTCGCGCCGTGCTACATACGGCTACGACCAGCGCATCGAAATCCACGGCTCGAAGGGTATGGTAGCCGCTGAAAACCAGCGCCCCTTCTCCATCGAGGTCGCCAATGGCGACGGATATACCCGTCCGCCGCTGCATGATTTCTTCATGACGCGCTATACGGAAGCCTATGCCAACGAGATTGCCGCCTTCATCAGCGCCGTCGAGAAAGGCACCGACATCAGCCCGTCCGGCGCCGATGGCCTCGCCGCGCTGAAACTTGCCGACGCGGCAGTGCGCTCGGTCAAGGAAGGCAAATTGATTTCCGTCGCCTGA
- a CDS encoding LysR family transcriptional regulator, whose amino-acid sequence MENIHNDYSRDGIEIHTDNFRDDSLLRNGLKMNHLRMIVMIEDHGQISAAAESMNISQPAASRMLSEMEAIAKTSLYQRVARGVELTPFGLALAKRARKILLELREASREIAELRTGKGGSVHLGAVAAPAISLVVPAIQRVTEAYPGIEINIQVDNSNVLARELLAARHDFIISRIPDELNPRLFTAHQIGIEKACLIVRKGHPLLKKGVVGLADLTGQDWVFQPPGTLLRRRLEDIFISAGVALPENIVNTSSVVLTLAVVCKTDAISPIALDMADFICGQSSHAGEACILPIDFAIDVKPYSLITARERALPPSALLLYDMILQESRRAAI is encoded by the coding sequence ATGGAGAACATACACAACGATTATTCTCGTGATGGTATAGAAATTCACACAGATAATTTTCGTGACGACAGCCTCCTGCGCAACGGATTGAAGATGAATCATCTGCGGATGATTGTCATGATCGAGGATCACGGACAGATATCCGCCGCAGCCGAATCCATGAATATCTCTCAACCTGCAGCTTCGCGCATGTTGTCGGAGATGGAAGCGATCGCCAAGACATCTCTCTACCAGCGCGTTGCCCGTGGCGTGGAACTGACGCCGTTCGGCCTGGCGCTTGCCAAGCGGGCCCGCAAGATCCTGCTGGAACTGCGGGAGGCCAGCCGCGAGATTGCCGAGTTGCGTACCGGCAAGGGTGGGTCCGTGCATCTCGGTGCGGTGGCAGCTCCGGCCATCAGTCTGGTGGTCCCGGCGATACAGCGGGTGACAGAGGCCTATCCCGGCATCGAAATCAATATCCAGGTCGACAACAGCAACGTTCTCGCCCGCGAATTGCTGGCAGCACGCCACGACTTCATCATCAGCCGCATTCCGGACGAACTGAACCCGCGGCTGTTCACCGCCCACCAGATCGGCATCGAGAAGGCCTGCCTGATTGTACGCAAGGGGCATCCATTGCTCAAAAAGGGCGTCGTCGGGCTTGCGGATCTCACCGGCCAGGACTGGGTGTTCCAGCCGCCGGGTACGCTGCTGCGCCGCAGGCTCGAGGATATCTTCATCTCCGCCGGCGTGGCGTTGCCGGAGAATATCGTCAACACGTCGTCGGTGGTCCTGACCCTTGCCGTCGTCTGCAAGACAGATGCGATTTCGCCGATCGCTCTCGACATGGCCGATTTCATCTGCGGCCAGAGTTCTCACGCAGGCGAGGCCTGCATCCTGCCGATCGATTTCGCCATAGATGTGAAGCCCTACAGCCTCATCACGGCGCGCGAGCGTGCCCTGCCACCCAGCGCCCTGCTGCTCTATGACATGATCCTGCAGGAAAGCCGGCGCGCTGCAATCTGA
- the chvE gene encoding multiple monosaccharide ABC transporter substrate-binding protein, producing the protein MKSIISLMAAAAFGVATFVMPAMAADKGLVGIAMPTKSSARWIDDGNNIVKQLQAAGFTTDLQYADDDIPNQLSQIENMVTKGAKVLVVASIDGTTLSDVLQKAHDAGIKVIAYDRLIRDSANVDYYATFDNFQVGVLQAGTIVDGLGLKDGKGPFNIELFGGSPDDNNAFFFYDGAMSVLQPYIDSGKLVVKSGQVGMDKVGTLRWDPATAQARMDNLLSAYYTDAHVDAVLSPYDGLSIGIISSLKGVGYGSGTLKLPIVSGQDCEIPSIKSIIAGEQYSSIFKDTRDLAKVTVAMVTAVATGGTPEVNDTKTYDNGVKVVPSYLLKPVVVTKDTYQKVLIDSGYYKAEQLK; encoded by the coding sequence ATGAAATCCATTATCTCATTGATGGCCGCAGCGGCCTTCGGTGTTGCAACATTTGTCATGCCAGCCATGGCTGCCGACAAGGGTCTGGTTGGTATCGCTATGCCAACGAAGTCTTCGGCGCGCTGGATCGATGACGGCAACAACATCGTCAAGCAGCTTCAGGCTGCTGGTTTCACGACCGACCTGCAGTATGCTGACGACGATATTCCTAACCAGCTTTCGCAGATCGAGAACATGGTCACCAAGGGTGCCAAGGTTCTCGTCGTCGCTTCGATCGACGGCACGACCCTGTCGGACGTTCTGCAGAAGGCCCATGACGCCGGTATCAAGGTTATCGCCTATGACCGCCTGATCCGCGACTCGGCCAACGTCGACTACTACGCTACCTTCGACAACTTCCAGGTCGGCGTTCTCCAGGCTGGCACCATCGTTGACGGCCTCGGCCTCAAGGACGGCAAGGGCCCGTTCAACATCGAGCTCTTCGGCGGTTCGCCGGACGACAACAACGCCTTCTTCTTCTATGATGGCGCAATGTCGGTTCTTCAGCCTTACATCGACAGCGGCAAGCTCGTCGTGAAGTCCGGTCAGGTTGGCATGGACAAGGTCGGTACGCTGCGTTGGGATCCGGCAACGGCCCAGGCCCGCATGGATAACCTCCTGTCGGCCTACTACACCGACGCTCACGTCGACGCAGTCCTGTCGCCTTACGACGGCCTGTCGATCGGCATCATCTCGTCGCTCAAGGGCGTCGGCTACGGCTCGGGCACCCTCAAGCTGCCAATCGTCAGCGGCCAGGATTGCGAAATTCCTTCGATCAAGTCGATCATTGCTGGCGAACAGTATTCTTCGATCTTCAAGGACACCCGCGACCTCGCCAAGGTCACCGTTGCCATGGTCACCGCAGTTGCTACCGGCGGCACACCTGAAGTCAACGATACCAAGACCTACGACAACGGCGTCAAGGTCGTTCCTTCCTACCTGCTGAAGCCAGTCGTCGTCACCAAGGACACCTACCAGAAGGTCCTGATCGACAGCGGCTACTACAAGGCTGAACAGCTTAAGTAA